The Pukyongia salina genome segment CAGAAAACAGGTGCAGCCAAATGGGATAGTGAGAAAGTACGCGCCTTACTTGATAGTTTACTTCAGTGAGTATTGTTTTCTTCTTTCTTTTCTGAAATTACATCAGAAATAAATAATACCGTTAACAACATTCCCAGGTTATAGATAAGGTCCTCTACGGGGATTGTTTTTAGCCGAATACCTAAATTTTCAGCATTATTGTACCATACCACCTGTTCTTCAATCCCCGTACCGGTAAGTATTCCGTTAACGATAAAAAAAGGAATTAGGATCACCGTATAGGTAGCAAAAAATGAAGGTAACAATTGACTTCGCTTAGATTGCACCAGGGCAAGAATAAATAACCCGAAACAGAAGTTTACAAGCGTATACCATCTATCGTAATAGTACCATAGAAGGATTATAAGAGTGGTTACGATCGTGATATAGACAGTAGCTGTAGTATATTTCCCGAAATAGAACCGGGGAAACAGTTCCAGTAAGGCGTAATGGGTGAAAATACAGGCATAGGGAATACAAATAAAGAAAAGCCATTCTTCAAGAGGTAATCCCAGGATGTCGATCCCGATGAGATAATCTGGATTAAAGCCCCATATCC includes the following:
- a CDS encoding lycopene cyclase domain-containing protein — encoded protein: MEYLYLWLNIGSFIIPFLFSFHPRLRFYRKWKQLFSGILIMMAIFIPWDIFFTHYGIWGFNPDYLIGIDILGLPLEEWLFFICIPYACIFTHYALLELFPRFYFGKYTTATVYITIVTTLIILLWYYYDRWYTLVNFCFGLFILALVQSKRSQLLPSFFATYTVILIPFFIVNGILTGTGIEEQVVWYNNAENLGIRLKTIPVEDLIYNLGMLLTVLFISDVISEKKEENNTH